The Mytilus galloprovincialis chromosome 4, xbMytGall1.hap1.1, whole genome shotgun sequence genome contains a region encoding:
- the LOC143073777 gene encoding uncharacterized protein LOC143073777 gives MLKLQGNRIREIQSTAFKDLIGVEIINLDDNSLQTIKSETFVNMPNLDVLTLRRNKIVHIEDYAFGELSELLILSLLSNSLICDCRIRSFHLWLLQQTSTVADGVVCSNINEQLIKDIPNVEECKETTTEIQSSTITTESLETTQPVKLTTIKAIIGQSK, from the exons ATGTT GAAACTTCAAGGCAATCGTATTCGGGAAATACAAAGCACAGCATTCAAAGACCTCATTGGTGTTGAAATAAT AAATTTAGACGACAACTCTCTACAGACAATCAAAAGTGAAACATTCGTGAATATGCCAAATCTGGACGTTCT AACTTTAAGGAGAAACAAAATTGTGCACATTGAAGATTATGCCTTTGGGGAACTGTCAGAACTACTTATTTT GTCCCTTCTATCGAACAGTTTAATATGTGATTGCAGAATCCGTTCGTTTCACCTTTGGTTATTACAGCAGACATCAACAGTTGCAGATGGTGTTGTTTGTTCTAACATAAATGAACAACTTATCAAGGATATTCCGAATGTTGAGGAGTGTAAAG AAACAACAACTGAGATACAAAGTTCAACAATAACTACAGAGAGCTTGGAGACAACTCAACCAGTTAAACTCACAACAATAAAAGCTATCATTGGCCAAAGTAAGTAA